Proteins from one Eubalaena glacialis isolate mEubGla1 chromosome 8, mEubGla1.1.hap2.+ XY, whole genome shotgun sequence genomic window:
- the PPIA gene encoding peptidyl-prolyl cis-trans isomerase A, which produces MVNPTVFFDIAVDGEPLGRVSFELFADKVPKTAENFRALSTGEKGFGYKGSCFHRIIPGFMCQGGDFTRHNGTGGKSIYGEKFDDENFLLKHTGPGILSMANAGPNTNGSQFFICTAKTEWLDGKHVVFGKVKEGMNIVEAMERFGSRNGKTSKKITIADCGQI; this is translated from the exons ATGGTCAACCCTACCGTGTTCTTTGACATCGCCGTCGACGGCGAGCCCTTGGGCCGCGTCTCCTTCGAG CTGTTTGCAGACAAAGTTCCAAAGACAGCag AAAACTTTCGTGCTCTGAGCACTGGGGAGAAAGGCTTTGGTTATAAAGGTTCCTGCTTTCACAGAATAATTCCGGGATTTATGTGCCAG GGTGGTGACTTCACACGCCATAATGGCACTGGTGGCAAGTCCATCTATGGGGAGAAATTTGATGATGAGAATTTCCTCCTGAAGCACACGGGTCCTGGCATCTTGTCCATGGCAAATGCTGGCCCCAACACAAACGGTTCCCAGTTTTTCATCTGCACTGCCAAGACTGAGTG GTTGGATGGCAAGCATGTGGTCTTTGGCAAGGTGAAAGAGGGCATGAATATTGTGGAAGCCATGGAGCGCTTTGGGTCCAGGAATGGCAAGACCAGCAAGAAGATCACCATTGCTGACTGTGGACAAATCTAA